A genomic region of Lysinibacillus sp. 2017 contains the following coding sequences:
- a CDS encoding zinc ribbon domain-containing protein encodes MKKNEFIPEEHKRARKIFRIVGPVLLIIGVCCIAIAIADLFTLGFFEMPKYDWLFFVGMPFIFVGFVFCGLGYGSDVAKYQSREMAPVAKDTFNYLASETTEGVESISRAVQKGKSTVIKAKQCWNCQELNKLDAKFCNECGQEI; translated from the coding sequence ATGAAGAAAAATGAGTTTATTCCAGAAGAGCATAAAAGGGCAAGGAAAATATTTCGAATAGTAGGACCAGTTCTTTTAATAATTGGAGTCTGTTGTATAGCTATTGCAATTGCTGATCTTTTCACGTTAGGTTTTTTTGAAATGCCCAAATATGATTGGCTGTTCTTTGTAGGGATGCCATTTATATTTGTTGGTTTTGTCTTTTGTGGGTTAGGCTACGGTTCAGATGTGGCAAAATACCAAAGCCGAGAAATGGCACCAGTCGCAAAAGACACATTCAATTATTTAGCAAGTGAAACGACAGAAGGTGTGGAGTCAATTTCGCGCGCGGTACAGAAAGGGAAAAGTACGGTTATTAAAGCCAAACAATGTTGGAATTGCCAGGAACTCAATAAACTTGATGCGAAGTTTTGCAATGAATGTGGGCAAGAAATTTGA
- the dut gene encoding dUTP diphosphatase — translation MSIHLKIKKIHSEAILPKQARPGDAGMDLYAIEDKALNPGEFALIKTGIQLELPEGTEAQVRPRSGLALKYGITVLNSPGTIDAGYRGEVGVVLINHGKKVFHIEKHMRIAQLVIQYVPTVVIEEVDELSNSERGEQGFGSSGVK, via the coding sequence ATGTCAATACATTTAAAAATTAAAAAAATTCATTCAGAGGCCATTTTACCAAAACAAGCACGTCCCGGAGATGCGGGAATGGATTTGTATGCCATTGAAGATAAAGCGTTAAATCCAGGTGAATTTGCTCTAATAAAAACCGGCATTCAACTGGAGTTACCAGAAGGAACCGAAGCGCAAGTACGACCACGCAGCGGATTAGCTCTAAAATACGGCATTACGGTGTTAAATAGTCCAGGCACAATTGATGCAGGCTACCGCGGAGAAGTTGGCGTCGTGTTAATCAATCACGGCAAGAAAGTTTTCCATATTGAAAAGCATATGCGCATCGCTCAATTAGTCATTCAATATGTGCCAACAGTAGTGATTGAAGAAGTCGATGAATTATCGAATTCAGAACGAGGCGAGCAAGGCTTTGGTTCAAGTGGCGTGAAGTAA
- a CDS encoding glutaredoxin has product MKLYTKTICPKCLWVKSELDAANLQVEVINIDHDAVAKETVVNAGFMTVPVFEHNGEWLADPASIIDRISQITA; this is encoded by the coding sequence ATGAAACTTTATACAAAAACAATTTGTCCAAAATGCCTATGGGTAAAATCAGAGCTTGATGCTGCAAATCTTCAAGTCGAAGTAATTAACATTGATCACGACGCAGTTGCAAAAGAAACGGTTGTCAACGCCGGCTTCATGACAGTTCCGGTATTCGAACATAATGGCGAATGGCTAGCTGATCCAGCATCTATTATCGATCGTATTTCACAAATAACTGCATGA
- a CDS encoding class Ib ribonucleoside-diphosphate reductase assembly flavoprotein NrdI, producing MQLHHGFCKGIIVSGNRNFGHAFFGRAGDLLASRYQLPLVQKLDLRGTTNNYEAITNYYHAIWKEVQQ from the coding sequence ATGCAGTTACATCATGGTTTTTGTAAAGGGATTATTGTGAGTGGCAACCGAAATTTTGGGCATGCCTTTTTTGGGCGTGCTGGTGATCTTTTAGCAAGTCGGTATCAACTACCACTCGTTCAAAAACTCGATTTGCGTGGCACTACGAATAATTATGAAGCGATTACGAACTACTATCACGCCATCTGGAAAGAGGTACAGCAATGA
- the nrdE gene encoding class 1b ribonucleoside-diphosphate reductase subunit alpha — protein MKQYLKLNNDILNRYRATGDLDLTKDKEATRRYFLEDVNVRLRYFIDIEEKVRYLVDEGYYEKEFLEQYSMDFIKEMYKKAYAYKFRFPSFMSASKFYESYAMKSRDGKEILEKYEDRIVIISLYLAQGDEKLAEQAIDAIMTAYQPATPTALNSGKKARGELVSCFKLTMDDTMNSIAENIGYCLELSRLGGGVGVNLTDLRPLGDPIKGILNRASGVMPVAKLLENSFSYSNQLGQRNGSGVVYLNVFHGDIESFISSKKPNADDKIRLATLSTGIILPDIFFELMRRDKDIVLFSSYDIYKEYGKRMSEISMTEMYYELLDNPNIRKLKRLNARKLYTEIKKAQFESGYPFEIFDDNVNNVHPLKQIGRVKMSNLCTEILQYQQTSVITDQNMPNEYGLDVSCNLGSIDIHEASKVYDFKQLVDTAMRLLTNVSTMTDIVNVPSVSKANKKMHSVGLGVMNLHGHLVQAGIRYGSKESIEFIDAFMEAMNYYSLVSSVAIAKEKQETFYRFEESEYASGAYFESYVNKKEIELSPEVLNALGNVPIITAQMWQELKQQVMQHGLFHSYRIAIAPTGSISYIRSCTASIAPVTERVEVRDYADSRTIYPMPFLTNDNKELYTEAYEVHPYELIDLYAAAQKHIDQGISMTLYVTDQWNTEQLAKAYIYSWTKGIKTVYYVRQRLLTIEECVACQI, from the coding sequence ATGAAACAATATTTGAAATTGAACAATGACATTTTAAATCGTTACCGTGCAACAGGTGACTTAGATTTAACAAAGGATAAAGAAGCGACACGCCGCTATTTTTTAGAAGATGTGAATGTACGCCTACGCTATTTTATTGATATTGAAGAAAAGGTGCGCTATTTAGTCGATGAAGGCTATTACGAAAAGGAATTTCTTGAACAGTATTCGATGGATTTTATTAAAGAGATGTACAAAAAAGCGTATGCTTATAAATTCCGATTCCCCTCTTTCATGAGTGCCTCGAAGTTTTATGAAAGCTATGCGATGAAAAGTCGTGATGGCAAAGAGATTTTAGAAAAATATGAGGACCGTATCGTTATTATTTCACTGTATTTAGCACAAGGCGATGAAAAATTAGCGGAGCAAGCGATTGATGCTATTATGACTGCATATCAGCCAGCAACTCCAACTGCTTTAAACAGTGGTAAAAAAGCGCGCGGTGAGCTCGTTTCATGCTTCAAACTTACAATGGACGATACGATGAACTCGATTGCTGAAAATATCGGCTATTGTTTAGAGCTTTCCCGTCTTGGCGGTGGTGTCGGTGTCAATTTAACCGATTTACGCCCACTCGGTGACCCAATCAAAGGCATTTTAAACCGTGCAAGTGGTGTTATGCCAGTAGCGAAATTACTGGAAAACTCATTTAGCTATTCGAATCAGCTTGGACAACGAAATGGGTCAGGTGTCGTGTATTTAAATGTCTTCCACGGTGATATTGAGAGCTTTATTTCATCGAAGAAACCAAATGCCGACGATAAAATTCGCTTAGCTACCCTGTCTACCGGCATTATTTTACCGGATATATTCTTTGAGTTAATGCGCCGTGATAAAGACATCGTACTCTTTAGTTCGTATGATATTTATAAAGAATACGGCAAGCGCATGTCAGAAATTTCGATGACGGAAATGTATTACGAGCTGCTAGACAATCCGAATATTCGCAAGTTAAAACGATTAAATGCGCGTAAGCTTTACACAGAAATTAAAAAGGCGCAATTCGAATCGGGTTACCCGTTCGAAATTTTTGATGATAATGTCAATAACGTACATCCGTTAAAACAAATCGGCCGTGTGAAAATGTCGAATCTGTGCACAGAAATTTTACAATATCAGCAAACCAGTGTCATTACCGACCAAAATATGCCCAATGAATATGGTCTTGATGTGTCATGTAATCTAGGCTCGATTGATATTCATGAAGCTTCAAAAGTATATGATTTTAAACAACTGGTTGATACTGCGATGCGTCTTTTAACAAATGTGTCGACGATGACCGATATCGTCAACGTTCCTTCTGTGTCAAAGGCCAATAAAAAAATGCACTCTGTAGGGCTTGGTGTCATGAACTTACACGGACATCTTGTACAAGCAGGCATTCGATATGGCTCGAAGGAATCAATTGAATTTATCGATGCGTTTATGGAAGCTATGAATTACTATTCGCTTGTGTCTTCTGTTGCGATTGCCAAAGAAAAACAAGAGACGTTTTATCGCTTTGAGGAAAGTGAATATGCGTCTGGAGCTTACTTTGAGTCATATGTAAACAAGAAAGAAATTGAACTTTCTCCTGAAGTGTTGAATGCACTTGGAAATGTACCAATTATTACAGCACAAATGTGGCAGGAGTTAAAACAGCAAGTCATGCAGCATGGGCTTTTCCATAGCTATCGAATTGCAATCGCTCCGACGGGAAGTATTTCATATATTCGTTCATGCACGGCGTCAATCGCCCCTGTTACAGAACGGGTGGAAGTACGTGATTACGCAGATTCACGTACGATTTATCCAATGCCATTTTTAACAAATGACAATAAAGAACTTTATACAGAGGCGTATGAAGTGCACCCGTACGAATTAATCGACCTTTACGCCGCCGCGCAAAAGCACATTGATCAAGGTATTTCGATGACGCTGTATGTAACTGACCAATGGAATACCGAGCAGCTAGCGAAAGCCTACATTTATTCCTGGACGAAAGGCATTAAAACAGTTTACTATGTACGCCAACGTTTATTAACAATTGAGGAGTGTGTCGCATGTCAAATTTAA
- the nrdF gene encoding class 1b ribonucleoside-diphosphate reductase subunit beta yields the protein MSNLTYQAVNWNTPTSELARIFWDQQWKQIWFPEEIAVSKDVKQWKEFEHQDTYKKVFGGLTLLDTVQTNIGMNEIAKFTPDLQEKAVLTVFGAFEAIHAKSYSYIFTTLCTNTEIDEVFEWVQKNEYLQYKANRIGDVYKAIEEDDPESLWKGMYASVMLESFLFYSGFFYPLYLGGQGILRNSAEVISLIVRDESIHGVAVGYFAQNIFNAFSPEKQEALTLWGYEFLLDLYQNEMKYTEDLYAETGLSPEVKAYVRYNANKALMNLGFETMFPEEEINPIVMNGIANTGSTYDFFSQKGSTYAVAKVAPITDDTFKF from the coding sequence ATGTCAAATTTAACTTACCAAGCCGTCAACTGGAACACTCCAACAAGTGAGCTTGCCCGGATTTTTTGGGATCAACAATGGAAGCAAATTTGGTTTCCTGAAGAAATCGCGGTGAGTAAAGACGTGAAGCAATGGAAGGAATTCGAACACCAAGATACATACAAAAAGGTATTCGGTGGGCTGACATTACTCGACACCGTTCAAACGAATATCGGCATGAATGAAATTGCAAAATTCACACCAGACTTGCAAGAAAAAGCGGTATTAACGGTGTTTGGCGCATTTGAAGCCATTCATGCAAAATCTTATTCCTACATTTTCACAACCCTTTGTACAAATACAGAAATCGATGAAGTTTTTGAATGGGTGCAAAAAAATGAGTATCTTCAATATAAAGCAAATCGCATTGGCGATGTATATAAAGCCATTGAAGAAGATGACCCTGAAAGTTTATGGAAAGGCATGTATGCATCCGTAATGCTAGAAAGTTTCTTATTTTACTCTGGCTTCTTCTACCCTCTATATTTAGGTGGTCAAGGCATATTGCGAAATAGTGCCGAAGTCATCAGCTTAATCGTTCGTGACGAATCAATTCACGGAGTAGCGGTCGGCTATTTCGCACAAAACATTTTTAACGCGTTCTCCCCTGAAAAACAAGAAGCACTCACATTATGGGGTTACGAATTTTTACTAGACTTATATCAAAATGAAATGAAATACACCGAAGATTTATATGCCGAAACCGGTCTATCTCCCGAGGTAAAAGCTTACGTGCGTTACAATGCCAATAAAGCATTAATGAACTTAGGCTTTGAGACGATGTTCCCAGAAGAAGAGATCAACCCTATTGTAATGAACGGGATTGCCAACACAGGCTCTACTTATGATTTCTTTAGTCAAAAAGGTTCGACATATGCCGTTGCAAAAGTCGCGCCAATTACAGATGATACATTTAAATTTTAA
- a CDS encoding DUF4440 domain-containing protein: MDDNLKEQLKKLEVSHTSPEVRVSREKLDELLADEFFEIGSSGYMFDKKECLDTGVVLTEMSLHNYEIYPLAQDVVLATYFIVDTTRNRNTYRSSIWKFIDERWQLYFHQGTITPLTLSEVLKSQK, encoded by the coding sequence ATGGATGATAATTTAAAGGAACAGTTAAAAAAATTAGAGGTAAGTCACACGAGTCCTGAAGTGCGTGTAAGTCGTGAAAAGTTAGATGAACTATTAGCAGACGAATTCTTTGAAATTGGTAGCTCAGGATATATGTTTGATAAAAAAGAATGCTTAGACACGGGCGTTGTTTTGACGGAGATGTCCCTGCATAACTATGAAATTTACCCATTAGCACAAGATGTCGTGTTAGCTACGTATTTTATAGTCGATACAACGCGCAATCGTAATACATATCGAAGTTCAATATGGAAATTTATTGATGAAAGATGGCAATTATATTTCCATCAAGGCACGATTACACCATTGACATTAAGTGAAGTTCTTAAAAGTCAGAAGTAA
- a CDS encoding LysR family transcriptional regulator, giving the protein MNLHALRIFTHVARLGGITAAANELLLSQPAVTIQIRNLENEVGAKLLEGKGRGIQLTKEGQYLYEQGMRLFQLESQIEDKFQSLLKKDDKVKIASSYISTNYILPPILASYKSQNPHVEFFVSLGNVKSVEQHVLNYEVDFGFVVQSNIGHEELLFEKVSSVPFWFVVHASHPLANQTVAITEITKEPFIYRERGSSTRDLLEAVFYANNSPLPQLAVEIQGVLESIKIVEAGYGMTLAPSLSVLESIENGKLARVYVEGVEIEQNLYICTRKADTEEHPFIQFLKMSMADKF; this is encoded by the coding sequence ATGAATTTACATGCACTTCGAATTTTTACACATGTTGCAAGACTGGGTGGCATTACTGCTGCTGCCAATGAATTATTACTAAGTCAACCCGCAGTAACGATTCAAATTCGAAATTTGGAAAATGAAGTGGGGGCGAAACTACTTGAAGGAAAAGGGCGCGGCATTCAGCTAACAAAAGAAGGGCAATATTTATATGAGCAGGGAATGCGTTTGTTTCAATTAGAATCCCAAATAGAAGACAAGTTTCAGTCCTTATTAAAAAAGGACGACAAGGTGAAAATCGCATCTTCGTATATTTCAACGAATTATATACTGCCGCCCATCCTTGCTAGTTATAAATCTCAAAATCCGCACGTGGAATTTTTCGTTTCACTCGGCAATGTCAAATCAGTCGAACAACATGTTCTAAACTATGAAGTAGATTTCGGGTTTGTTGTACAAAGCAATATCGGGCATGAGGAGTTACTTTTCGAGAAAGTCTCTAGTGTCCCATTTTGGTTTGTGGTCCACGCGTCGCATCCGTTAGCAAATCAAACGGTAGCGATTACGGAAATAACGAAAGAGCCTTTTATCTATAGGGAACGCGGTAGTTCGACGCGCGATTTACTAGAAGCCGTTTTTTATGCGAATAATAGTCCATTGCCGCAGCTGGCTGTTGAAATTCAAGGGGTATTAGAATCCATCAAAATTGTCGAAGCAGGCTACGGTATGACATTAGCACCGTCTTTAAGCGTGCTTGAAAGTATTGAAAATGGCAAGTTAGCGCGTGTCTATGTAGAGGGAGTAGAAATTGAGCAAAATCTATATATTTGTACGAGAAAAGCAGATACAGAGGAGCACCCATTTATTCAATTTTTAAAAATGAGTATGGCAGACAAATTTTAA
- a CDS encoding sulfite exporter TauE/SafE family protein: MDSIAVFLNIEVICLESLLLEWLSLHGLLLFCIGVVAAIIGILFGAAGFVLLPAMLLAGIPIHATIAANKFATGISSLSTIIGFVLRKKVSLKKMLPLMSVTCIGGISGAFLTTRLAEQTMNIVACIVLIFMFFLVLKGNKHLVTENDEGNEQKTSMISPFFIGIYDGGFGPGSALMNITYFLKRKYSYMKAVQLTRFMMFASCMGAFTFYYFYGIVNWGIALPVAIGSIVGSHIGLKIVPYVKGKWLQMLLPIIFFILIVQVVWDLF, encoded by the coding sequence ATGGATAGTATAGCAGTATTTTTAAATATAGAGGTGATTTGTTTGGAAAGCTTACTACTAGAGTGGTTATCGCTACATGGTTTACTTTTGTTTTGTATTGGTGTTGTCGCTGCTATTATTGGGATATTATTTGGTGCGGCAGGATTTGTGTTATTACCAGCGATGCTACTTGCAGGAATTCCAATACATGCAACGATTGCTGCGAATAAATTCGCTACTGGGATCTCGTCGTTATCTACGATTATCGGGTTTGTTTTAAGGAAGAAGGTTTCATTAAAAAAAATGCTACCATTGATGAGTGTGACTTGTATTGGTGGGATTTCTGGCGCATTTTTGACAACACGCTTGGCCGAGCAAACGATGAATATCGTGGCATGTATTGTGCTGATTTTCATGTTTTTCCTCGTTTTAAAAGGCAATAAGCACCTCGTTACAGAGAATGATGAGGGTAACGAACAAAAGACATCGATGATTTCCCCGTTTTTCATCGGGATTTATGATGGTGGTTTTGGTCCTGGGTCTGCGTTGATGAACATTACATACTTTTTAAAAAGGAAATACAGTTATATGAAGGCAGTCCAATTGACGCGCTTTATGATGTTCGCGAGTTGTATGGGGGCATTTACGTTTTATTATTTCTATGGAATCGTCAATTGGGGCATTGCCCTTCCCGTTGCGATTGGCTCGATCGTTGGCTCTCATATCGGCTTGAAGATTGTGCCCTATGTAAAAGGAAAATGGCTGCAAATGCTATTACCTATTATTTTTTTCATTCTCATTGTTCAGGTCGTTTGGGATTTATTTTAA
- a CDS encoding LysE family transporter has protein sequence MNSIATYIFLGVSLAAPIGPVNAAQLDTGIKNGFFHAFIFGIGALTADIIYMTMVYFGIGQIIEYPLVKIILWSFGCFVLTYSGIENLLSLHKIEIALKSGKKTIRLRHSLLSGFLMSLLNPLTILFWLGIYGSILAETNKVSTDNQIIINSLAVILGIILWDTTMATISSGARRILSTKFLKIISVISSFAMIGFGIYFGIQAYHALF, from the coding sequence TTGAATTCAATAGCTACTTACATTTTTTTAGGTGTATCTTTGGCTGCACCGATTGGTCCTGTCAACGCAGCACAGCTAGATACAGGGATTAAAAACGGTTTTTTTCATGCTTTTATCTTTGGAATTGGCGCTTTAACAGCTGATATCATTTATATGACTATGGTTTATTTCGGGATTGGCCAAATTATCGAATATCCTCTTGTAAAAATAATTCTTTGGTCCTTTGGTTGTTTTGTTCTTACATATTCCGGGATAGAGAATTTACTTTCTCTACATAAAATTGAGATTGCTTTAAAATCTGGGAAAAAAACAATTCGTCTAAGACATTCCTTATTATCAGGCTTTCTCATGTCACTGTTGAACCCACTTACGATTCTTTTTTGGCTTGGTATTTATGGTTCCATTCTTGCCGAGACAAATAAAGTAAGCACGGATAACCAAATAATTATTAATAGCCTGGCCGTCATCCTAGGAATTATTTTGTGGGATACAACCATGGCTACTATATCGAGTGGCGCCCGTAGGATATTATCAACTAAGTTCTTAAAAATCATTTCTGTCATCTCATCCTTTGCGATGATTGGGTTCGGTATATATTTTGGTATTCAGGCTTATCACGCGTTATTTTGA
- a CDS encoding amino acid permease produces the protein MGKKTSDVKEETASLAWWQLSLIGVGCIIGTGFFLASSIAIKMTGSSIILAFIMAATATYIVYEALAKMSVKDPQKGSFRTYAKKAYGRWAGFSSGWVYWCSEILIIGSQLTAISLLSKFWFPNVKLWIFASIYAVLGLIVLFIGAKAFGKLESVFAVMKIAAILMFIVIAILALTGVIGGNSNSNMPGTVKEFFPNGFIGFWSALIFAFYAHAGIEVMGIMTIHLKKKEHAPKSGKVMLGLLGIIYVTALSLALLLKPYDKFKENKSPFVEALSGIHNIEFFPHVFTAAIIIAGFSTMAASLFSVTTILVTISEDGDAPKVFSQQKKKKFKMPLPAIILTSTGLVLSIVTSLLLPDKVYEYITTAAALMLLYNWLFILAMYHRLIEPTTSDKVKRIIGMILVGSAVSGTLFHQTSRPGFFISLVFLAVIGSIVFFMRKKWKKEEPQNNA, from the coding sequence ATGGGGAAAAAAACGTCGGATGTCAAGGAAGAAACAGCTAGCCTTGCATGGTGGCAATTATCCCTTATTGGGGTAGGTTGTATCATTGGTACAGGGTTTTTCCTTGCATCCAGTATTGCGATTAAAATGACAGGTTCTTCTATAATCCTAGCCTTTATAATGGCTGCAACGGCAACGTATATCGTGTATGAAGCATTAGCTAAAATGTCTGTCAAAGATCCACAGAAAGGGTCTTTTCGGACGTATGCGAAAAAAGCGTATGGGCGTTGGGCCGGTTTTAGCAGTGGCTGGGTGTACTGGTGTTCGGAGATATTAATTATTGGCAGTCAGCTTACTGCAATTTCGCTATTATCTAAGTTTTGGTTTCCTAACGTTAAGTTGTGGATATTCGCATCCATTTATGCAGTTCTCGGTCTCATTGTTCTTTTTATCGGGGCAAAAGCATTTGGAAAATTAGAAAGCGTATTTGCAGTAATGAAAATTGCAGCAATTTTAATGTTTATTGTAATTGCGATTTTAGCGCTGACAGGGGTAATTGGTGGAAATTCAAATTCTAACATGCCCGGGACTGTAAAGGAATTTTTCCCGAATGGTTTTATCGGATTTTGGAGCGCTCTTATATTCGCTTTTTATGCTCATGCTGGCATTGAAGTAATGGGCATCATGACCATCCATCTTAAAAAGAAGGAGCATGCGCCTAAATCGGGTAAAGTTATGTTAGGCCTGCTTGGCATCATTTATGTTACCGCACTTTCGTTGGCGCTATTACTGAAGCCATACGATAAGTTCAAAGAAAACAAAAGCCCGTTTGTTGAGGCTTTATCAGGTATCCATAATATCGAATTTTTCCCGCATGTGTTTACTGCAGCCATTATTATTGCAGGGTTTTCAACGATGGCTGCATCCCTTTTTTCGGTTACCACAATCCTTGTAACAATATCTGAAGACGGGGACGCTCCGAAAGTTTTTAGTCAACAAAAGAAAAAGAAATTCAAAATGCCACTACCTGCAATTATTTTAACATCAACGGGACTTGTTCTTTCAATTGTTACCTCTTTGTTACTGCCTGATAAAGTGTACGAATATATAACGACCGCTGCGGCCTTAATGCTTCTTTATAATTGGCTTTTTATTTTAGCCATGTATCACAGGTTAATTGAACCGACCACTTCAGATAAAGTAAAAAGAATTATTGGAATGATACTAGTCGGTTCAGCAGTTAGTGGAACACTCTTCCACCAAACAAGTCGTCCAGGCTTTTTTATCAGTCTAGTATTCCTGGCAGTAATCGGGAGTATAGTCTTTTTTATGCGAAAAAAATGGAAGAAAGAAGAACCTCAAAATAACGCGTGA
- a CDS encoding alkaline shock response membrane anchor protein AmaP — MKIFLKIMLSILGVILLGIGGIVVAFLLEMKPDKDKEEEVRIQAEQYLEDNFNDNFEIYDTLYDNMGNFYRSS; from the coding sequence TTGAAAATATTTCTTAAAATCATGCTTAGCATTTTAGGTGTCATATTATTAGGAATTGGAGGAATTGTAGTTGCCTTTCTATTAGAAATGAAACCCGATAAAGATAAAGAAGAGGAAGTCAGAATTCAAGCTGAACAATATTTAGAGGATAATTTTAATGATAATTTCGAGATATATGACACTTTGTATGATAATATGGGGAACTTTTATCGATCCTCTTAA
- a CDS encoding transglutaminase-like domain-containing protein → MSNRVNIAYSYHNLNKGKTKIWTTLPMDHPDTSASHQAENKYVDDGQNTVFTLTLNENELFTIHYAIDTQKPCNKTQLSEIEKAYYLRSGTLIVVDSKMKDLALQITAQADTVTEKAKEIFYYLVNEYKYVYPPKSRGTLSFLQTKQGDCGEYSFLFTSLCRSLGIPCRTVVGTWANGKVNAHVWNEFFVENVGWIPVDCSVAYMQKKKKFHFLFSNVRTLKWTRYFGELEGQRVIFSYDAEIALPTFHNTDRDVLQQAIFPPIVPFQVKDSPFYWGYESVDGHAPYIQPIYLQFAEENLTVPSKKEAAKYLGQWRIIETGSQRFFYTLKSISFSVFMIGFVLSLILKDPLFSVISGIAIVLTCISFIARKERIILFSVFALYFMLFLSSNVMKLS, encoded by the coding sequence ATGAGCAACCGAGTGAACATAGCATATTCATACCATAACTTAAATAAAGGCAAAACAAAGATTTGGACAACACTTCCTATGGATCATCCTGATACAAGTGCTTCACATCAGGCCGAAAATAAATATGTTGATGATGGTCAAAATACTGTGTTTACGTTAACCTTAAATGAAAATGAATTGTTTACCATCCATTATGCCATCGATACACAAAAGCCATGTAACAAAACGCAGCTTTCTGAAATAGAGAAAGCCTACTATTTGCGAAGTGGCACATTAATTGTAGTTGATTCAAAAATGAAAGACTTAGCGCTTCAAATCACAGCTCAGGCTGACACCGTTACTGAGAAAGCTAAGGAAATCTTTTATTATTTAGTGAATGAATACAAATATGTTTACCCACCTAAAAGTAGAGGCACCCTATCATTTTTACAGACGAAACAAGGTGACTGTGGGGAGTATTCATTCTTATTTACTTCACTTTGTCGTTCACTCGGTATTCCTTGTAGAACCGTTGTCGGCACGTGGGCGAATGGAAAAGTGAATGCACATGTATGGAATGAGTTTTTTGTAGAAAATGTTGGTTGGATTCCGGTGGATTGTAGTGTAGCTTATATGCAAAAAAAGAAAAAATTCCATTTTTTATTTAGCAATGTCCGCACGTTAAAATGGACTCGCTATTTTGGTGAACTAGAAGGGCAACGTGTTATCTTCTCCTATGATGCGGAAATTGCCCTTCCAACATTTCATAATACGGACAGAGATGTTTTACAACAAGCAATCTTTCCACCAATTGTACCTTTTCAGGTGAAAGACAGTCCTTTTTATTGGGGTTATGAATCGGTTGATGGGCATGCGCCTTATATCCAGCCAATTTATCTACAATTTGCAGAAGAAAATTTAACTGTACCTTCGAAAAAGGAAGCTGCTAAATACTTAGGACAGTGGAGAATCATTGAAACGGGCAGCCAGCGATTCTTTTATACCTTAAAAAGCATTTCATTTTCTGTATTTATGATTGGCTTCGTATTAAGCTTAATTCTTAAAGATCCGTTATTTAGTGTGATTTCTGGGATAGCGATAGTTCTAACTTGTATCTCATTTATTGCTCGGAAAGAAAGAATAATATTATTCAGCGTTTTTGCCTTATATTTTATGCTATTCCTAAGCTCCAATGTTATGAAACTAAGTTAA